One window from the genome of Trabulsiella odontotermitis encodes:
- the entE gene encoding (2,3-dihydroxybenzoyl)adenylate synthase EntE — MSIPFTRWPDEAAARYRQKGYWRDLPLTDILTRHADSDATAVIDGERRISYRQLHQAADNLAAHLQQQGLKCGETALVQLGNVAEFYITLFALLRLGVAPVNALFSHQRSELNAYALQIAPAVLIADRGHPLFADDAFLNSFVEAHRSLRLVLLRHDSGAHALETAIAQPAAGFTATPTPADEVAFFQLSGGSTGTPKLIPRTHNDYYYSIRRSNEICHFDAQTRYLCALPAAHNYPMSSPGALGVFLAEGCVVLANDPSATLCFPLIEQHQINVTALVPPAVSLWLQAISEEGSNASLRSLNLLQVGGARLSATLAARIPAEIGCQLQQVFGMAEGLVNYTRLDDPPERILNTQGCPMSPDDEVWVADEHGNPLPRGEVGRLMTRGPYTFRGYFRSPEHNAQAFDENGFYRSGDLISIDEAGYITVQGREKDQINRGGEKIAAEEIENLLLRHEAVIHAALVSMEDSLLGEKSCAYLVVTAPLRAVAVRRFLREQGVAEFKLPDRVVCVDALPLTPVGKVDKKKLRQWLAERPLA; from the coding sequence ATGAGCATTCCCTTTACCCGCTGGCCGGACGAGGCGGCAGCGCGCTACCGGCAAAAAGGCTACTGGCGGGATCTGCCGCTGACCGACATCCTGACCCGCCATGCCGACAGCGACGCGACAGCGGTCATCGACGGCGAGCGCCGTATCAGTTATCGCCAGTTGCATCAGGCGGCGGACAATCTGGCGGCGCATCTGCAACAGCAGGGGCTGAAGTGTGGCGAAACTGCGCTGGTTCAGTTGGGAAACGTCGCGGAGTTTTACATCACGCTGTTTGCGTTGCTGCGCCTCGGCGTCGCGCCGGTGAATGCGCTGTTCAGCCACCAGCGCAGCGAACTTAATGCCTACGCATTGCAGATTGCACCGGCGGTGCTGATTGCTGACCGGGGCCACCCACTGTTTGCCGATGACGCGTTTCTCAATTCTTTTGTAGAAGCGCATCGCTCGCTGCGGCTGGTGCTGCTGCGTCACGACAGCGGCGCCCACGCGCTGGAAACAGCCATCGCGCAACCGGCAGCGGGTTTTACCGCGACGCCAACACCTGCTGATGAGGTGGCGTTTTTCCAGCTTTCCGGCGGCAGTACCGGCACGCCGAAACTGATCCCCCGTACGCATAACGACTACTACTACAGCATTCGCCGCAGCAATGAGATTTGTCATTTTGATGCGCAGACGCGTTATCTCTGCGCGCTGCCTGCGGCGCATAACTACCCGATGAGCTCCCCCGGCGCGCTTGGCGTGTTTCTGGCCGAAGGGTGCGTGGTACTGGCGAACGATCCGAGCGCCACGCTCTGCTTCCCGCTGATTGAACAGCATCAGATTAACGTGACGGCGCTGGTGCCCCCGGCGGTCAGCCTGTGGTTACAGGCAATTAGCGAAGAGGGCAGTAATGCGTCGTTACGCTCATTGAATCTCTTGCAGGTGGGCGGCGCGCGGTTGTCTGCCACGCTTGCCGCCCGCATTCCGGCGGAGATCGGCTGCCAGTTGCAGCAGGTATTCGGTATGGCGGAAGGGCTGGTGAACTACACCCGCCTCGACGATCCACCGGAGCGCATCCTCAATACGCAGGGCTGCCCGATGAGCCCGGACGACGAAGTCTGGGTGGCGGATGAACACGGCAACCCGCTGCCGCGAGGTGAAGTGGGGCGCCTGATGACGCGCGGCCCGTATACCTTCCGTGGCTATTTCCGCAGCCCGGAACATAACGCACAGGCGTTTGATGAAAACGGCTTTTACCGCTCCGGCGACCTGATTTCCATCGACGAAGCCGGGTACATCACCGTTCAGGGGCGCGAAAAAGATCAGATCAACCGCGGCGGCGAAAAGATTGCCGCTGAGGAGATTGAAAACCTGCTGCTGCGCCATGAGGCGGTGATCCATGCCGCGCTGGTCAGCATGGAGGACAGCCTGCTGGGCGAGAAAAGCTGCGCGTATCTGGTGGTGACGGCACCACTGCGCGCGGTGGCCGTACGACGTTTTTTGCGCGAACAGGGTGTTGCGGAATTCAAGCTGCCGGATCGCGTGGTCTGCGTGGATGCGCTGCCGCTGACGCCGGTCGGCAAAGTGGATAAGAAGAAACTGCGTCAGTGGCTGGCGGAGCGCCCCCTGGCCTGA
- the entC gene encoding isochorismate synthase EntC — protein sequence METSMAEDVLDATTTLSPDRFLFMSPYRSFTASGCFRRITTPVVDGDNLNSAFQRTLTTAFGDAKAAGIRKPVMVGAIPFDTTQPSALFIPERWQTFSRTRRQHAARYAAALPEINVTARQEIPAQDSFMTMVARAAERTATPEVDKVVLSRLIDISTDAPLDSGALLERLIAQNPASYNFHIPLPDGGVLLGASPELLLRKEGEHYSSLPLAGSARRQPDDMLDREAGNKLLASEKDRHEHDLVTQAMKTVLAPRSKMLAMPDSPQLMTTPTLWHLATPIEGVAREEENALSLACLLHPTPALSGFPHQAAKRLIAELEPFERELFGGIVGWCDDEGNGEWVVTIRCARVRENQVRLFAGAGIVPASSPLSEWRETGVKLSTMLNVFGLH from the coding sequence ATGGAAACGTCAATGGCTGAGGATGTGCTGGATGCAACGACTACGCTGTCGCCCGACCGCTTTTTGTTTATGTCACCTTACCGCAGCTTTACCGCGTCTGGCTGCTTCCGCCGTATCACCACGCCGGTGGTAGACGGGGACAACCTCAACAGCGCCTTCCAGCGAACCTTAACCACCGCCTTCGGCGACGCGAAAGCCGCCGGGATCCGCAAGCCGGTGATGGTCGGGGCGATCCCGTTTGATACCACGCAACCTTCCGCACTGTTTATTCCTGAACGCTGGCAAACTTTTTCGCGTACCCGCAGGCAACATGCGGCGCGTTACGCGGCAGCGCTGCCGGAAATCAACGTTACCGCACGTCAGGAAATCCCCGCGCAGGACAGCTTTATGACCATGGTCGCACGGGCGGCGGAGCGCACTGCCACGCCGGAAGTGGACAAAGTGGTGCTTTCGCGACTGATCGACATTTCGACCGATGCGCCGCTCGACAGCGGGGCACTGCTGGAACGGCTGATCGCGCAGAATCCGGCGAGCTATAACTTCCACATTCCACTGCCGGACGGCGGTGTGCTGCTGGGTGCCAGCCCGGAACTGTTGCTGCGCAAAGAGGGCGAGCACTACAGCTCTCTGCCGCTGGCCGGTTCGGCGCGCCGTCAGCCGGACGACATGCTGGATCGCGAAGCGGGTAATAAGCTGCTGGCTTCGGAGAAAGATCGCCACGAACACGATCTGGTGACCCAGGCGATGAAAACTGTGCTGGCACCGCGCAGCAAAATGCTGGCGATGCCAGATTCCCCGCAACTGATGACCACCCCGACGCTGTGGCATCTGGCGACGCCCATCGAAGGCGTGGCGCGCGAGGAAGAAAATGCGTTGTCGCTGGCCTGCCTGCTGCATCCGACTCCGGCGCTGAGCGGCTTTCCGCATCAGGCCGCGAAGCGCCTGATTGCGGAACTGGAGCCTTTCGAACGCGAACTGTTTGGCGGCATCGTCGGCTGGTGCGACGACGAAGGCAACGGCGAATGGGTGGTGACAATCCGCTGCGCTCGCGTGCGGGAAAACCAGGTGCGTCTGTTTGCTGGCGCGGGGATTGTGCCTGCGTCGTCACCGCTTTCCGAGTGGCGCGAAACCGGCGTGAAACTCTCCACCATGCTGAACGTTTTTGGCCTGCATTAA
- the fepB gene encoding Fe2+-enterobactin ABC transporter substrate-binding protein — MKFPSLWRNTLLISGLWLLGLASASAADWPRQVTDSHGTQTLEHKPTRIVSTSVTLTGSLLAIDAPVVASGATTPNNRVADDQGFLRQWGDVAKARKLTRLYIGEPSAEAVAAQMPDLILISATGGDSAISLYDQLSAIAPTLIINYDDKSWQELLAQLGTITGQEKEATERITSFNQQLAALKKQMTLPPQPVSALVYTAAAHSANLWTAESAQGKLLRQLGFTLAPLPAGLHTSQSQGKRHDILQLGGENLATGLNGESLFLFAGDQKDVDAIYANPLLAHLSAVQHQQVYALGTETFRLDYYSAMLVLQRLETLFG, encoded by the coding sequence GTGAAATTCCCTTCGTTGTGGCGTAATACCCTGCTGATTTCCGGCCTCTGGCTTTTAGGATTAGCCTCAGCCAGCGCGGCAGACTGGCCGCGTCAGGTGACAGACAGCCATGGTACGCAGACGCTGGAACACAAGCCGACGCGCATTGTCTCCACCAGCGTCACTCTCACCGGCTCGCTGCTGGCGATTGACGCCCCGGTGGTCGCCAGCGGCGCTACCACACCGAATAACCGCGTCGCCGACGATCAGGGTTTTCTGCGCCAGTGGGGTGATGTGGCAAAAGCGCGCAAGCTCACACGGCTGTACATCGGCGAACCCAGCGCGGAAGCTGTTGCCGCACAAATGCCGGATCTGATCCTCATCAGCGCCACGGGCGGTGATTCCGCCATCTCGCTTTACGATCAGCTCTCCGCCATCGCCCCGACGCTCATCATCAACTACGACGATAAAAGCTGGCAGGAACTGCTGGCGCAGCTCGGCACCATTACCGGTCAGGAAAAAGAGGCCACCGAGCGCATTACCAGCTTCAATCAGCAGCTGGCGGCGCTGAAAAAGCAGATGACCCTGCCGCCGCAGCCGGTCAGCGCGCTGGTCTATACCGCTGCGGCGCACAGCGCCAATCTCTGGACGGCCGAATCCGCGCAGGGCAAGCTGTTGCGCCAGCTCGGTTTTACCCTCGCCCCGCTGCCTGCCGGGCTGCACACCAGCCAGAGCCAGGGCAAACGTCACGACATCCTGCAACTTGGCGGTGAAAATCTGGCGACCGGGCTGAACGGTGAATCGCTGTTCCTGTTTGCCGGTGACCAGAAAGACGTTGACGCGATTTACGCTAACCCGTTGCTCGCCCACCTGTCTGCGGTCCAACACCAGCAGGTTTATGCGCTCGGCACCGAAACCTTCCGTCTCGACTACTACAGCGCCATGCTGGTGCTACAGCGTCTGGAAACATTGTTCGGTTGA
- the entS gene encoding enterobactin transporter EntS, with amino-acid sequence MNRQSWLLNLSLLKTHPAYRAVFIARFISILSLGLLGVAIPVQIQTMTHSTWQVGLSVTLTGSAMFVGLMAGGVLADRYERKKLILLARGTCGIGFLGLWLNAQLPEPSLLAIYLLGLWDGFFASLGVTALLAATPALVGRENLMQAGAITMLTVRLGSVISPMIGGLLLASGGVAWNFLLAALGTFITTLTLLRLPLLPPPPQPREHPLASLLAGIRFLVHHPLIGGIALLGGLLTMASAVRVLYPALAQGWQMSASQIGLLYAAFPLGAALGALTSGTLSQTPRPGRVMLLTTIAAFIAMALFSVMPWWPAGVLCLVFAGWLSAISSLLQYTLIQTQTPEAMLGRINGLWTAQNVTGDAIGAALLGGIGAILTPVVSASASGWVLALIGVLLAGLLRELRTFRREVTV; translated from the coding sequence ATGAACCGACAATCCTGGCTGCTCAACCTGAGCCTGCTGAAAACGCATCCGGCGTATCGCGCTGTATTTATTGCCCGCTTTATCTCGATTTTATCGCTCGGTTTGCTGGGGGTGGCGATCCCGGTGCAGATCCAGACGATGACCCACTCCACCTGGCAGGTGGGGTTGTCGGTAACGCTGACCGGCAGCGCGATGTTTGTCGGTTTGATGGCGGGCGGCGTGCTGGCGGATCGTTATGAACGTAAAAAACTGATCCTGCTGGCGCGCGGCACCTGCGGCATCGGTTTTCTCGGGCTGTGGCTGAACGCGCAGTTGCCGGAACCATCGCTGCTGGCGATTTACCTGCTCGGCCTGTGGGATGGCTTTTTCGCGTCGTTAGGCGTGACTGCGCTGCTGGCGGCTACCCCGGCGCTGGTCGGGCGGGAAAATCTGATGCAGGCGGGGGCGATCACCATGCTGACGGTGCGTCTGGGGTCGGTCATTTCGCCGATGATCGGCGGCCTGTTGCTGGCGTCTGGTGGTGTGGCATGGAATTTCCTGCTGGCGGCGCTCGGCACCTTTATCACCACCCTGACGCTGCTGCGTCTGCCATTGCTGCCGCCACCGCCGCAACCGCGTGAGCACCCGCTGGCCTCGCTGCTGGCGGGGATCCGTTTTCTGGTCCACCACCCGTTGATTGGCGGCATTGCGTTGTTGGGTGGTTTGCTGACCATGGCGAGCGCCGTGCGCGTGCTCTATCCGGCGCTGGCGCAGGGCTGGCAGATGTCCGCTTCGCAAATTGGCCTGCTGTATGCGGCATTCCCGCTTGGCGCGGCGCTGGGCGCGCTGACCAGCGGCACGCTTTCACAGACGCCGCGACCGGGCAGGGTGATGCTGCTGACGACGATCGCTGCATTTATCGCAATGGCATTATTCAGCGTAATGCCGTGGTGGCCCGCTGGCGTGCTGTGCCTGGTGTTCGCGGGCTGGCTGAGCGCCATCAGTTCGCTGTTGCAGTACACCCTGATCCAGACGCAAACGCCGGAAGCGATGCTCGGGCGCATTAACGGATTGTGGACCGCGCAAAATGTTACCGGAGACGCGATTGGCGCGGCGCTGCTGGGTGGAATCGGGGCGATTCTGACGCCGGTGGTTTCCGCCAGCGCCAGCGGGTGGGTGCTGGCGCTGATCGGCGTGTTGCTGGCGGGGCTGCTACGGGAGCTACGAACCTTCAGGCGGGAAGTCACTGTCTGA
- the fepD gene encoding Fe(3+)-siderophore ABC transporter permease, whose amino-acid sequence MTCAKTAMRAVAVPGLLILLIFATVLSLLIGAKPLPFGVITDALSGRCQSADCTIVLDARLPRTLAGLLAGGALGLAGALMQTLTRNPLADPGILGVNSGASFAIVLGAALLGFSSPQEQLMMAFSGALAASLLVAFTGSQGGGQLSPVRLTLAGVALGAVLEGLSSGIALLNPDVYDQLRFWQAGSLDIRTLHTLKVVLLPVLIAGAVALGLSRSLNSLSLGADTATALGSRVARTQLIGLLAIAVLSGSATAIVGPIAFIGLMMPHMARWLVGADHRWSLPVTLLATPALLLFADILGRLLVPGELRVSVVSAFIGAPVLIWLVRRQPKGAAR is encoded by the coding sequence ATGACATGTGCGAAAACCGCGATGCGCGCCGTTGCCGTGCCCGGTTTGTTGATCCTGTTAATTTTTGCCACGGTGCTCAGCCTGCTTATCGGGGCGAAACCGCTGCCCTTTGGCGTGATTACCGATGCGCTGTCGGGCCGTTGTCAGAGCGCCGATTGCACCATCGTCCTTGATGCGCGCCTGCCGCGAACCCTTGCCGGGCTGCTGGCGGGCGGCGCGCTGGGTCTGGCCGGGGCGCTGATGCAAACCCTGACCCGCAATCCGCTTGCCGACCCGGGCATTCTTGGCGTCAATTCAGGCGCCAGCTTCGCCATCGTGCTCGGCGCGGCGCTGCTCGGCTTTTCTTCACCGCAGGAACAACTGATGATGGCCTTCAGCGGCGCGCTGGCGGCATCGCTGCTGGTGGCGTTTACCGGCAGTCAGGGCGGCGGTCAGCTCAGCCCGGTTCGCCTGACGCTGGCGGGGGTGGCTCTCGGCGCGGTGCTGGAAGGGCTGTCCAGCGGCATCGCGCTGCTCAACCCGGACGTTTACGACCAGTTGCGTTTCTGGCAGGCCGGTTCGCTGGATATCCGCACGCTGCACACGCTGAAAGTGGTGCTGCTGCCGGTACTGATTGCCGGTGCCGTGGCGCTCGGCCTGAGTCGTTCGCTGAACAGTCTGAGCCTTGGTGCCGATACCGCCACCGCATTGGGCAGTCGCGTCGCGCGCACGCAACTTATCGGCCTGCTGGCGATCGCCGTACTGAGCGGCAGCGCCACCGCGATTGTCGGCCCCATCGCCTTTATTGGCCTGATGATGCCGCACATGGCGCGCTGGCTGGTGGGCGCCGATCACCGCTGGTCGCTGCCGGTCACGCTGCTCGCCACCCCCGCGCTACTGCTGTTCGCCGATATTCTCGGCCGCCTGCTGGTTCCTGGTGAACTGCGGGTGTCAGTGGTGAGTGCTTTTATTGGCGCACCGGTGCTGATCTGGCTGGTGCGTCGTCAGCCGAAAGGAGCTGCGCGATGA
- the fepG gene encoding iron-enterobactin ABC transporter permease, with translation MIAPSRRLVLSCVLLVAASLAIALWGLRSGAVTLELNQVIAALSGDAPRNVTLVVTEWRLPRVLMALLTGAALGVSGAIFQSLMRNPLGSPDVMGFNTGAWSGVLVAMVLFGQQLTAIALAAMVGGVLTSLVVWALAWRNGIDTFRLIIIGIGIRAMLIAFNTWLLLRASLETALSAGLWNAGSLNGLTWAKTWPSAPLIILALLCATLLVRRMRLLEMGDDSACALGVRIERSRLLLMLIAVILTAAATALAGPISFIALVAPHIARRLSGTARWGLTQSALCGALLLTLADFCAQQLFLPYQLPVGVVTVSLGGIYLIALLIQESRKT, from the coding sequence ATGATCGCCCCTTCCCGCCGGTTAGTATTGAGCTGTGTGCTGCTGGTTGCTGCCAGTCTGGCGATAGCGTTGTGGGGCTTGCGAAGCGGCGCGGTCACGCTGGAGCTGAATCAGGTAATCGCCGCGCTGTCTGGCGATGCGCCGCGCAATGTCACGCTGGTAGTGACCGAATGGCGGTTACCGCGGGTGTTGATGGCACTACTGACGGGCGCCGCGCTTGGCGTCAGCGGTGCCATTTTTCAGTCGCTGATGCGCAACCCGCTCGGCAGCCCGGACGTCATGGGCTTCAACACTGGCGCCTGGAGCGGCGTGCTGGTGGCGATGGTACTGTTCGGCCAGCAACTGACCGCCATCGCGCTAGCGGCGATGGTCGGCGGCGTGCTCACCTCGCTGGTAGTCTGGGCGCTGGCCTGGCGCAACGGCATCGACACCTTCCGTCTGATTATTATCGGCATCGGCATTCGCGCGATGCTCATCGCTTTTAATACCTGGCTACTGTTGCGCGCCTCGCTGGAAACGGCACTGTCAGCGGGACTGTGGAATGCCGGATCGCTGAACGGTCTTACCTGGGCGAAAACCTGGCCGTCCGCGCCGCTGATTATCCTCGCGCTACTCTGCGCCACGCTGCTGGTACGGCGGATGCGTCTGCTGGAAATGGGCGATGACAGCGCCTGCGCGCTTGGCGTGCGGATCGAGCGTTCCCGGTTGCTGCTGATGCTGATCGCGGTAATCTTAACCGCCGCAGCCACCGCGCTGGCCGGGCCGATTTCGTTTATTGCGCTGGTGGCACCGCACATCGCCAGACGCCTCAGCGGTACCGCCCGCTGGGGGCTGACGCAATCGGCACTGTGCGGCGCATTACTGCTGACGCTGGCAGATTTCTGCGCCCAGCAACTGTTTTTACCGTACCAGCTCCCGGTGGGCGTGGTGACCGTCAGCCTCGGCGGCATCTACCTCATCGCGTTGTTAATTCAGGAGTCCCGCAAAACATGA
- the fepC gene encoding iron-enterobactin ABC transporter ATP-binding protein has translation MIETSARLRGDQLTLAYGKKIIAEQLSVAIPDGHFTAIIGPNGCGKSTLLRTLSRLMTPSHGHVWLDGEHIQHYPSKEVARRIGLLAQNATTPGDITVQELVARGRYPHQPLFTRWRQEDDEAVTRAMQATGITELAQQSVDTLSGGQRQRAWIAMVLAQETAIMLLDEPTTWLDISHQIDLLELLSELNREKGYTLAAVLHDLNQACRYATHIIALRDGKIVAEGAPKTIITAGLIEAIYGLRCTIIDDPVAGTPLVVPLGKRGR, from the coding sequence ATGATCGAGACCTCAGCCCGTCTGCGCGGCGACCAGTTAACCCTCGCTTACGGCAAGAAAATCATTGCCGAACAACTCAGCGTCGCCATACCCGACGGCCACTTCACGGCGATCATCGGCCCGAACGGCTGCGGAAAATCGACGCTGCTGCGCACGCTGAGTCGTCTGATGACGCCGTCGCACGGCCATGTCTGGCTTGATGGCGAGCATATTCAGCATTACCCCAGCAAAGAGGTGGCGCGGCGCATTGGCCTGCTGGCGCAAAACGCCACCACACCTGGCGATATCACCGTGCAGGAACTGGTGGCGCGCGGACGCTACCCGCACCAGCCGCTGTTCACCCGCTGGCGTCAGGAAGATGACGAGGCGGTCACCCGGGCGATGCAGGCCACCGGGATCACCGAACTGGCGCAGCAAAGCGTGGATACCCTTTCTGGCGGCCAGCGGCAGCGGGCGTGGATCGCCATGGTGCTGGCGCAGGAAACCGCCATCATGCTGCTGGATGAACCCACCACCTGGCTGGATATCAGCCATCAGATCGATCTGCTGGAATTACTCAGTGAACTGAATCGCGAGAAAGGCTACACGCTGGCGGCGGTACTGCATGACCTCAACCAGGCCTGCCGCTACGCGACACATATCATCGCCCTGCGTGACGGGAAGATTGTGGCGGAAGGCGCGCCGAAGACGATTATCACTGCCGGACTGATTGAGGCGATCTACGGCCTGCGCTGTACCATCATTGACGACCCGGTAGCCGGTACGCCACTGGTGGTGCCACTGGGTAAACGGGGGCGCTAA